A genomic region of bacterium contains the following coding sequences:
- a CDS encoding DUF2892 domain-containing protein, with amino-acid sequence MKLNMGSLDRILRIVIALVITGLFIGGVLKGTLGIVLMVFAVVFVMTSFIGFCPLYTLFGGSTCKRKS; translated from the coding sequence ATGAAATTGAATATGGGAAGTCTTGATCGTATTTTGCGTATTGTGATTGCTTTGGTCATTACCGGCTTGTTTATCGGCGGTGTTTTAAAGGGGACACTGGGAATTGTGCTCATGGTGTTTGCGGTTGTCTTTGTAATGACAAGTTTTATAGGGTTTTGTCCCTTGTATACGTTGTTCGGCGGGTCGACGTGTAAAAGAAAGTCGTGA
- a CDS encoding polymer-forming cytoskeletal protein gives MLKRFFLISLIALFLLPALVQAKNLVRIGENAIVTVELELQDVVVINGDAEISGRVLGNVIVIGGDIVLNPSAYVSGDVVCLGGILKSSTAAIIKGSKVEIGGKISWKSLPYFSIAKLMFLSFLYKISTAVILVLLCVFFVLMWPNQIRYAAQEASHDLVKSILVGIFAVALLVPLGIGFAITLFGLPIAFAILVFLLIASWFGIASMAYLVGTKISNRFSPLVAVIFGLLILKFVHFVPFIGFILYFIAILPGLGAILLTRFGTNRPWMGSKNEKSSKKK, from the coding sequence ATGTTAAAACGTTTTTTTCTTATTTCATTGATAGCTTTATTTTTGCTGCCGGCGCTTGTCCAGGCCAAAAACCTGGTCCGGATTGGTGAAAACGCGATTGTTACAGTCGAACTGGAGTTACAAGATGTGGTTGTCATCAATGGCGATGCCGAAATTTCCGGCCGCGTACTGGGCAACGTGATTGTCATTGGCGGCGACATTGTGCTCAATCCCTCAGCGTATGTCAGCGGCGATGTGGTCTGTCTGGGCGGCATCCTCAAGAGCAGCACCGCAGCGATCATCAAAGGCTCCAAAGTGGAAATCGGCGGGAAAATCAGCTGGAAATCACTCCCTTATTTTTCTATCGCAAAGCTTATGTTCCTTAGCTTCTTATATAAAATCTCTACCGCCGTTATCCTGGTACTGCTGTGTGTATTTTTTGTACTGATGTGGCCCAATCAAATCCGCTATGCCGCGCAAGAGGCTTCCCACGATCTGGTCAAATCCATTCTGGTGGGGATTTTTGCAGTCGCGTTGCTGGTTCCCCTGGGGATCGGATTTGCCATTACCTTATTCGGACTCCCCATCGCCTTTGCCATTTTGGTTTTTCTCCTGATTGCCAGCTGGTTTGGCATTGCCAGTATGGCCTATCTGGTCGGCACAAAAATCTCCAACCGTTTCTCGCCTTTGGTCGCGGTTATTTTTGGCCTGCTCATTCTTAAATTTGTTCATTTCGTCCCCTTCATCGGCTTCATCCTTTACTTCATTGCCATTTTGCCCGGTCTGGGCGCGATTCTCCTGACGCGGTTCGGCACCAACCGGCCCTGGATGGGATCCAAAAACGAAAAATCCTCTAAAAAAAAATAG
- the htpG gene encoding molecular chaperone HtpG has product MTEPTVEKLEFKTEVSQLLDLVVHSLYSHKDIFLRELISNASDAIDKLRYQAVTQSDLTGDDADWKIKISLDKENNTLTLSDNGIGMNHDDLVNNLGTIAKSGTKEFLATLQQSKDNVNLIGQFGVGFYASFMVADKVEVVSKPPQDPAHRWVSDGKQGFEITPDDKSKRGTDIILHLNEENRTYLEEYEIRSLVKKYSDFVEFPILMDVEREETPQDAEGKPIENAKPEKKIITETLNSMKAIWAKQKKDVTPEEYHEFYRHVSHDFTDPLETIHYHAEGTIEFKALIYIPSQAPFDLFMRDSQKGIQLYINRIFIMSDAKKLIPAYLRFLRGVVDTSDLPLNVSREMIQQDAQLEKISKNIVKKTLATLKTMKDKDFDKYLKFYKTFGTALKEGLHYDHDNREAIAELLLFESTKTEPGQLRSLDQYCSDMPSEQTAIYYHTAEDRALALASPYLETFQSKNWEVLLMLEAIDEIVLPDLFEYKKKPVKPINRGDVDLSSEEKEKAEAAQKKANETYKDLLAYIQKKLENNIKEVRFSKLLKDSPACLALDDAGMTRQMQELFKAMGKESPEQKNILELNPNHKVVETMNTLFQENQASEKLSDYVSLIYDQSLLTAGFKVKDPLAFSKRLTQLMVGPTAS; this is encoded by the coding sequence ATGACAGAACCAACTGTAGAAAAACTTGAATTCAAAACTGAGGTCAGCCAACTGCTTGATCTTGTGGTCCATTCCCTTTACTCGCACAAGGATATTTTTCTGCGCGAGCTCATTTCCAATGCCTCGGATGCGATTGACAAACTCCGTTATCAGGCTGTAACCCAGAGTGATCTTACGGGTGATGATGCTGACTGGAAAATAAAAATCAGCCTGGACAAAGAAAACAACACACTCACCCTTTCCGACAACGGCATCGGCATGAATCATGATGATCTGGTCAATAATCTCGGTACCATTGCCAAATCCGGCACCAAAGAGTTTTTGGCCACCTTACAGCAAAGCAAGGATAATGTTAATCTCATCGGTCAATTCGGCGTAGGCTTTTATGCCTCCTTCATGGTCGCTGACAAGGTCGAGGTGGTTTCCAAGCCACCCCAGGACCCGGCGCACCGCTGGGTCTCGGACGGCAAACAGGGCTTTGAGATCACGCCGGATGACAAATCCAAGCGCGGCACGGATATTATCCTTCATCTCAATGAAGAAAACCGGACCTATCTGGAAGAATATGAAATCCGCTCTCTGGTTAAAAAATACTCTGATTTTGTCGAGTTCCCGATTTTAATGGATGTGGAACGTGAGGAAACCCCGCAAGATGCCGAGGGCAAACCGATCGAGAATGCCAAACCAGAGAAAAAAATCATCACCGAGACGCTCAACTCTATGAAAGCAATCTGGGCCAAACAAAAAAAAGATGTCACCCCGGAAGAATATCATGAATTTTACCGGCATGTTTCCCATGATTTCACCGATCCTCTAGAAACCATTCATTATCACGCTGAGGGAACCATTGAATTCAAAGCCCTCATTTATATTCCCAGTCAGGCACCTTTTGATCTTTTTATGCGCGATTCCCAAAAGGGCATCCAATTATATATCAACCGGATTTTTATCATGAGTGATGCCAAAAAACTTATTCCAGCATACCTGCGCTTTCTCAGAGGGGTTGTGGATACCAGTGATCTGCCGCTGAATGTCTCGCGCGAAATGATTCAGCAGGATGCCCAGTTGGAAAAAATCAGTAAAAATATTGTCAAGAAAACCCTGGCTACACTCAAAACCATGAAGGATAAGGATTTTGATAAATATCTGAAATTTTACAAAACCTTCGGCACGGCATTAAAAGAAGGCTTGCACTATGATCATGATAACCGGGAAGCCATTGCCGAACTGCTGCTTTTTGAGAGCACCAAAACCGAGCCGGGTCAGCTGCGTTCCCTTGATCAGTATTGTTCGGATATGCCGTCTGAACAAACCGCCATCTATTATCATACTGCCGAGGACCGGGCATTGGCACTCGCTTCGCCCTATCTGGAAACTTTCCAATCCAAAAATTGGGAAGTCCTGCTCATGTTGGAAGCCATTGATGAAATTGTTCTGCCTGATCTTTTTGAATACAAGAAAAAACCGGTCAAACCGATCAATCGCGGGGATGTTGATTTAAGCAGCGAAGAAAAAGAAAAAGCCGAGGCAGCTCAAAAAAAAGCCAATGAAACCTATAAAGATCTACTCGCTTATATACAGAAAAAACTTGAAAATAATATCAAAGAAGTCCGTTTTTCAAAATTACTCAAAGACAGCCCGGCCTGCCTGGCATTGGATGATGCCGGCATGACCCGCCAAATGCAGGAACTCTTTAAAGCCATGGGCAAAGAGTCGCCTGAACAAAAAAACATTCTGGAACTCAATCCCAATCATAAGGTTGTAGAAACCATGAACACGCTTTTCCAGGAAAACCAAGCCTCAGAAAAATTATCCGACTATGTCTCTTTGATCTACGATCAGTCGCTGCTTACCGCCGGGTTCAAGGTCAAAGATCCCCTGGCATTTTCAAAAAGGCTGACACAATTGATGGTGGGACCAACCGCTTCCTAA
- a CDS encoding SDR family NAD(P)-dependent oxidoreductase: MLKNKKIILTGVSRGIGRETAKLLLEKGVRLLGISRDKERMAVTAALLEEKGDFQGLVLDVCNPDAAQAAASWVEENWGSLDVLINNAGVMTYTLHPKEDTLEIMEKTMWTNLYSPQQMIRTLLPWLEKGQEPRIINVSSGAGTKKAVQTEKDMISYRLSKYALNGLTMMWATALQGKVAVNSLDPGWLKTDMGGSNAPGEPVDGAVRILELLAKPFGETGKTWYGAEEQKF, from the coding sequence ATGCTCAAAAATAAAAAAATTATTTTAACCGGTGTTTCGCGTGGTATCGGGCGGGAGACGGCGAAGTTATTATTGGAAAAGGGTGTCCGCCTTTTGGGGATCTCGCGCGATAAGGAGCGCATGGCAGTCACCGCTGCTTTGCTCGAAGAGAAAGGGGATTTTCAGGGATTGGTCCTCGACGTGTGCAATCCTGATGCTGCCCAGGCAGCGGCAAGCTGGGTCGAAGAAAACTGGGGAAGCCTGGATGTGCTGATTAATAATGCCGGTGTGATGACCTATACGCTTCATCCGAAGGAAGATACCCTGGAAATCATGGAGAAAACCATGTGGACCAACTTGTACAGTCCTCAGCAGATGATAAGGACATTGCTGCCTTGGCTGGAAAAAGGTCAGGAACCCCGGATTATTAATGTTTCGTCCGGTGCCGGAACCAAAAAAGCGGTGCAGACGGAAAAAGATATGATTAGCTATCGTTTGAGTAAATACGCTTTGAACGGATTGACCATGATGTGGGCCACTGCACTCCAGGGTAAAGTGGCGGTCAACAGTCTGGACCCGGGATGGCTTAAAACTGATATGGGTGGTTCCAATGCGCCCGGCGAGCCGGTTGACGGCGCTGTTCGGATTCTGGAATTACTGGCTAAACCGTTTGGCGAGACCGGCAAAACCTGGTACGGGGCTGAGGAACAGAAATTTTAG
- a CDS encoding EamA family transporter, with amino-acid sequence MQVLVSRYWSGIFKYKLVTTNTYVNPVIAVFLGWIILGEVITPGTVLAIVLVIFSIAGIMRNNRTQKV; translated from the coding sequence TTGCAGGTATTGGTATCAAGATATTGGTCGGGCATTTTTAAATACAAGCTGGTTACCACCAATACCTATGTTAATCCAGTCATCGCAGTTTTTTTAGGATGGATTATTCTGGGGGAGGTGATCACCCCGGGGACAGTACTTGCAATTGTTTTAGTCATTTTTTCCATCGCCGGTATCATGAGAAATAACCGGACTCAAAAGGTCTGA
- a CDS encoding manganese efflux pump MntP family protein: protein MSFWMLLGVAVGLGMDAFAVAIATGVKLCRPNLTQTMRMAGAFGFFQFTMSVIGWKAASVFVGYFRDISHWIACILLLLVGLHMIWDSMQGADRKRKSGDPTKGWILLTLAIATSIDALVVGIGFSVLETPIFWPAGLIGLVAAGMTVVGLEIGCRFGLALGKRMEILGGLILAGIGIKILVGHF from the coding sequence ATGTCATTTTGGATGCTTTTAGGTGTAGCTGTGGGTTTAGGCATGGATGCCTTTGCAGTAGCTATCGCCACGGGTGTGAAATTATGCCGGCCGAACTTAACACAAACCATGAGAATGGCAGGGGCGTTCGGATTTTTTCAGTTTACTATGTCGGTGATCGGTTGGAAGGCTGCGTCTGTATTTGTAGGATATTTCAGGGATATATCTCATTGGATTGCTTGTATATTGCTGTTGCTGGTGGGGTTGCATATGATTTGGGATAGTATGCAAGGTGCGGATAGAAAGCGGAAATCTGGCGATCCAACCAAGGGTTGGATTTTATTAACTTTGGCTATTGCAACCAGCATTGATGCTTTGGTTGTTGGAATTGGGTTTTCAGTACTTGAGACACCCATTTTTTGGCCGGCCGGATTGATTGGTTTGGTTGCGGCAGGGATGACTGTGGTGGGATTGGAAATTGGTTGCCGGTTTGGTTTGGCTTTGGGGAAACGCATGGAAATATTGGGAGGGTTGATTCTTGCAGGTATTGGTATCAAGATATTGGTCGGGCATTTTTAA
- a CDS encoding cold-shock protein, producing the protein MSVQGKTKWFNGTKGYGFLEQNDGGEDVFVHFSAIQGDGFRNLNEGDEVEFDIVQGPKGAQAANVRKIG; encoded by the coding sequence ATGTCAGTTCAAGGTAAGACAAAATGGTTTAATGGAACAAAAGGTTATGGTTTTTTGGAACAGAACGATGGCGGTGAAGATGTATTTGTACATTTTTCAGCCATCCAGGGTGACGGCTTCCGTAACCTGAACGAAGGCGACGAAGTTGAATTCGACATTGTCCAGGGACCGAAAGGCGCCCAGGCAGCCAACGTTCGCAAAATCGGCTAA
- the metE gene encoding 5-methyltetrahydropteroyltriglutamate--homocysteine S-methyltransferase: MAKTAVLGFPRMGKKRELKKALEKYWRGEINKEELLEVASALRVAHWRLMQEHQLGIIPSNDFSFYDQVLDTTCMVGAVPERYNWNDGDIDLDLYFAMARGKKNDNQNIPAMEMTKWFDTNYHYLVPEFKENQEFKLYALKAVREFEEAKAMGIHTRPVLLGPVSYLLSGRMVDGAASVLTLLPLLLPVYEAILDKLAEAGADWIQMDEPCLVLDRAEDVAAAVHKTYKQLSSVDSRWKIQLTTYFGGITNYLNDIVNCPIDGLHVDLVRAPEQLDQVLEIIRPDQQLSLGVINGRNIWRSDLGIFIPMIEKAITKLGENNVIISSSCSLLHVPFGLEEETELDEEIKSWLCFAKEKMDEIVLLGKVGTQGKSVIADELTKRQAAVQFRRKSEKVNQLRIKERGRKVTARMLARNAPFNERKKMQQEKFRLPLLPTTTIGSFPQTQSVRLKRRDLKSGKLNQEAYQQFLKEETRKCIAFQEEIGLDVLVHGEFERTDMVEYFGEHLDGFVFTKNGWVQSYGSRCVKPPIIYGDVERKEPMTVAWSSFAQSLTKKPMKGMLTGPVTILQWSFVRDDQPRKDTCQQIALAIRDEVADLERAGIHVIQIDEPALREGLPLKKTEWPAYLKWGVDCFRLASAGVKNETQIHTHMCYGDFEDILDAIAAMDADVISIEASRSDMVLLTAFGEFKYPNDIGPGVYDIHSPLVPEKEAIINRMKKAMAVMAVEQLWINPDCGVKTRNWPEVNDALHNMVAAAKELRGQIKISG; the protein is encoded by the coding sequence ATGGCCAAAACTGCAGTTTTAGGATTTCCCAGAATGGGAAAAAAACGCGAGCTTAAAAAAGCTCTGGAAAAATATTGGAGGGGGGAAATAAATAAGGAAGAATTACTTGAGGTTGCTTCAGCATTAAGAGTCGCTCACTGGCGGCTAATGCAGGAACATCAATTGGGAATTATTCCTTCCAATGATTTTTCGTTTTATGATCAGGTTCTTGATACGACTTGTATGGTAGGTGCCGTGCCCGAACGCTACAATTGGAATGACGGTGATATTGATCTTGATTTATATTTTGCAATGGCACGCGGTAAAAAAAACGACAATCAGAATATTCCCGCCATGGAAATGACCAAATGGTTTGATACCAACTATCACTATCTTGTTCCTGAATTTAAAGAAAACCAGGAATTTAAACTTTATGCATTGAAAGCGGTTCGGGAATTTGAAGAGGCCAAGGCAATGGGGATTCATACCCGGCCTGTTTTGCTTGGGCCGGTTTCTTATCTTTTGTCGGGAAGAATGGTTGATGGCGCGGCATCAGTATTAACATTATTGCCATTACTTTTGCCGGTTTATGAAGCTATATTGGATAAATTGGCGGAAGCCGGGGCGGATTGGATTCAGATGGATGAACCCTGTTTGGTTTTGGACCGGGCAGAAGACGTTGCTGCAGCTGTTCATAAAACCTATAAACAATTATCATCAGTAGATTCAAGATGGAAAATACAATTAACCACATACTTTGGCGGTATCACAAATTATTTAAATGACATTGTCAATTGTCCAATCGATGGTTTACATGTTGATCTTGTTAGAGCGCCGGAACAACTTGATCAGGTTTTGGAAATCATCAGACCGGATCAACAATTGTCTCTGGGTGTGATTAATGGGAGGAATATCTGGCGCAGCGATCTGGGGATTTTTATTCCAATGATTGAAAAAGCGATAACCAAGCTGGGTGAAAATAATGTAATCATTAGTTCTTCATGTTCGTTATTGCATGTTCCGTTTGGCCTGGAAGAAGAAACCGAGCTTGATGAGGAGATTAAATCCTGGCTGTGTTTTGCAAAAGAAAAAATGGATGAAATAGTCCTTTTAGGAAAAGTGGGCACTCAAGGAAAGAGTGTAATAGCTGATGAATTAACCAAAAGACAGGCAGCTGTTCAATTCAGACGAAAATCGGAAAAAGTCAATCAATTACGGATTAAAGAACGGGGTCGCAAAGTTACTGCCCGGATGCTGGCCAGAAATGCTCCGTTTAATGAACGGAAAAAGATGCAGCAGGAAAAATTCCGGCTGCCTTTGTTGCCGACAACAACGATCGGATCTTTTCCGCAGACGCAATCGGTTCGTTTGAAAAGACGGGATTTAAAATCAGGGAAATTGAATCAGGAAGCGTACCAACAGTTTTTAAAGGAAGAAACAAGAAAGTGTATCGCATTTCAGGAAGAGATAGGCCTGGATGTATTGGTGCATGGAGAATTTGAACGTACGGATATGGTTGAATATTTTGGTGAACATCTGGATGGTTTTGTCTTTACTAAAAACGGATGGGTACAGAGCTATGGGTCTCGCTGTGTCAAACCGCCGATTATTTATGGAGATGTGGAAAGAAAAGAACCGATGACCGTAGCGTGGAGTTCTTTTGCACAATCTTTAACGAAAAAACCAATGAAAGGCATGCTTACCGGACCGGTTACTATTTTGCAATGGTCTTTTGTACGTGATGATCAGCCGAGGAAGGATACCTGTCAACAAATCGCCTTGGCGATTCGGGATGAGGTAGCTGATTTGGAACGAGCGGGTATTCATGTGATACAGATTGATGAACCGGCTTTGCGGGAAGGGTTGCCGCTGAAAAAAACCGAATGGCCCGCATATCTGAAATGGGGAGTGGATTGTTTTCGATTGGCATCAGCGGGGGTTAAGAATGAAACGCAGATTCATACGCACATGTGTTATGGGGACTTTGAGGATATTTTGGATGCCATTGCCGCAATGGACGCAGATGTTATATCGATTGAGGCCTCGCGGTCGGATATGGTGCTTTTGACGGCCTTTGGTGAATTTAAGTATCCCAATGATATCGGTCCGGGAGTTTATGATATCCATTCACCGCTTGTTCCGGAAAAGGAAGCAATTATCAATAGGATGAAAAAAGCAATGGCAGTTATGGCGGTTGAACAATTGTGGATTAATCCTGATTGCGGAGTGAAGACCAGAAATTGGCCTGAAGTCAACGATGCCTTGCACAACATGGTTGCAGCAGCCAAAGAGCTGAGAGGGCAAATCAAGATAAGCGGATAA
- a CDS encoding YoaP domain-containing protein, producing MDALKMIQVTPENYQTFAFCGYKNPKRPGYQEKTGWVLEQLKHGLRVFMLHSEKTGTQGMIEYMPGKTCWRSIRADKYMVIHCLFVGFKKEFKGHGYASKLIEQCEADAKKQKLAGVAVVVRKGSFMADERIFLKRKYAVVDRSEPDFLLMAKTFSTQTRTPPPCFAVQLKTIPEKWKKGLILFRADQCPYTVTNVQEMAEVAKNEFKLTLKIVDLNDSRAAQQSPVPFGTFGILYQGDILAYHPISATRFRNILKALKD from the coding sequence ATGGATGCGTTGAAAATGATACAAGTGACACCGGAAAATTATCAGACGTTTGCCTTTTGTGGGTATAAAAATCCAAAACGGCCCGGGTATCAGGAAAAAACCGGGTGGGTTTTAGAACAGTTGAAACACGGTTTGAGAGTATTTATGCTTCATTCTGAAAAAACCGGAACACAGGGAATGATTGAATATATGCCGGGTAAAACTTGCTGGCGGTCCATCCGGGCGGATAAGTATATGGTGATTCACTGTTTGTTTGTGGGATTTAAAAAAGAATTTAAAGGGCACGGATATGCCTCCAAGCTGATTGAACAGTGTGAAGCGGATGCAAAGAAACAAAAATTGGCGGGTGTTGCCGTGGTGGTGCGTAAGGGTTCTTTTATGGCGGATGAACGGATATTTCTAAAAAGAAAGTATGCGGTTGTGGACCGGTCAGAGCCCGATTTTTTATTGATGGCAAAGACATTTTCCACACAGACACGGACACCGCCACCTTGCTTTGCAGTGCAATTAAAAACCATCCCGGAAAAATGGAAAAAGGGACTCATTCTTTTCAGAGCTGATCAATGTCCTTATACGGTGACCAATGTGCAGGAAATGGCGGAGGTTGCGAAAAATGAATTTAAGCTGACACTCAAGATTGTGGATTTAAATGACAGCAGAGCAGCACAGCAAAGTCCGGTGCCGTTTGGGACGTTTGGGATACTGTATCAAGGTGATATTCTGGCATACCATCCCATCAGCGCAACGAGATTTAGAAATATTCTGAAAGCGCTCAAAGATTGA
- a CDS encoding cold shock domain-containing protein — MVQGKVKWFNDAKGFGFLEREGGSDVFVHFSALKGDGFKSLAEGEAVEFDVVDGPKGPQASNVSKLG, encoded by the coding sequence ATGGTACAAGGTAAAGTAAAGTGGTTTAATGATGCAAAAGGATTCGGTTTCTTGGAGCGCGAAGGCGGCAGTGATGTATTTGTTCATTTCTCAGCTCTCAAAGGCGACGGATTCAAAAGTTTGGCTGAAGGTGAAGCAGTAGAATTTGATGTCGTTGACGGTCCCAAAGGCCCTCAGGCATCCAATGTTTCCAAACTTGGCTAA